The Leptospira bouyouniensis DNA window CTATCTGAAGATTCAATACCTAGAAATAATCATCCTTATGCCACTTCTCATTTGGCAGGCGAATTTGGTGTCAATTATGCGAACGCAAAAGGTGATACAGAAGGGTACAATCTTAGATTGTCCAATGGATTTGGGGCTCCCATCTTGGAATATGTGAACTGTTGGAAGTTATTTGTTAATGATCTTTGTAAACAAGCCATTACGAAAAGGGAACTTACAATCCATACGAATGAAGAACAACAAAGAGATTTTATTCCTATAAGAAATATTACAAAAACAATTGAAATGATCATCAATCAAAAAAATCCGCTGAATCATAATACATTCAATCTTGGTTCTGGTAGTAGTTTCACTTTATTTGAAATGGCAAAAATAATCCAATCGAGAACCAATCATTTGTTTCATTTTAGTCCTGCGATTATAACAAATCCAAACGTAAAAAACTCTAATGGAAATTTTTTAGAGTACAATGTTGATCGTCTTAAATCTTTCCATCTCTTAGACAATGTAAATTTAGAAGGCGAATTAGATTCACTATTACTGTATTGTCAGAATCATTTTGGTAAATCTACAATCTAAATGGAATCAAAAGATCCACTCGTTTCTGTCATCATTCCAACCTACAATAATGGTCATTTAATTGGTTATGCTATTGATTCCATCATCGGCCAAACTTATAGGAATTGGGAAATCATAGTCGTTGATAATACATCCACTGATCATACTTTAGAATTATTAGAGGGGTATGCAAATAAGGTCAATTTACGGTATTTCACAATCCAAAATGAGGGTGTCATTGCGAAATCTAGAAATTATGGGATCAAACAGGTTACAGGTGAGTTCATTGCATTTTTAGATTCGGATGATTGGTGGGAACCTCAAAAATTGAAGGAATCTATTTCCGCTTTGAATACGGGAATGGATCTTGTTTACCACGATTTGTGGGAAACAAAGTCCCATACGATGAGAAGGATCAAGAGGAAAGTCAAAACGAGGGACTTAAAAACTCCTATTTTCACGGATTTACTTCTGAACGGAAATGGGATCATCAATTCGAGCGTAGTTGTAAGAAAAGCCATCGTTGAAAAAATTGGATTAATCTCAGAAAAAAAATCAGATATTGCCTGGGAAGATTTTGAATATTGGTTACGGATTTCTACTATCACAGAAAAATTTATCAGAATCAAAGATTGTTTAGGTTACTATTGGGTAGGTGGTGGCAATGTCAGCAATCCAAACAAAACTCTGACGATTTTGAAAGAAATTCATTTACGTTTTCAGTCTCAATTCATTGATTTTGGAAAACGTAATTTGTATCCAAGTTGGATATACTATGGAATTTTAACCGCTCAAATTGAGACCAAACAGATTCGGACTGAAGACATTCAAGTTATGTGGTCAAAACTGAATCTGAAACACAAACTATTCATACTGATTAAGATACTTTTCAATGCTCTTAAAATTAATTGATTCTAATACAAGGAGTTGGGTTTGAAAACACAACAAAATTATCAAGTTTGCACTAATTGTGCTATGGATACTACTGATCCTAATATCACGTTTGATTCAAACGGAGTTTGTAATCATTGTTTGAATTTTTATAAGAATATCAAACCCGAATGGGATAATAAATTAAACAACTCTCAATTATTAAACAAAATGAT harbors:
- a CDS encoding SDR family oxidoreductase — its product is MRKVLITGGFGFLGGRIADHLGNQGFEVSLGSRTSKLVPSGFNNCKSVITNWDDTNELRDVCSDQDVIIHTAGMSAEDCAKDPIASFEFNCIGTMKLLKACKSNERKKFIYLSTAHVYGSPLVGKLSEDSIPRNNHPYATSHLAGEFGVNYANAKGDTEGYNLRLSNGFGAPILEYVNCWKLFVNDLCKQAITKRELTIHTNEEQQRDFIPIRNITKTIEMIINQKNPLNHNTFNLGSGSSFTLFEMAKIIQSRTNHLFHFSPAIITNPNVKNSNGNFLEYNVDRLKSFHLLDNVNLEGELDSLLLYCQNHFGKSTI
- a CDS encoding glycosyltransferase family 2 protein, with protein sequence MESKDPLVSVIIPTYNNGHLIGYAIDSIIGQTYRNWEIIVVDNTSTDHTLELLEGYANKVNLRYFTIQNEGVIAKSRNYGIKQVTGEFIAFLDSDDWWEPQKLKESISALNTGMDLVYHDLWETKSHTMRRIKRKVKTRDLKTPIFTDLLLNGNGIINSSVVVRKAIVEKIGLISEKKSDIAWEDFEYWLRISTITEKFIRIKDCLGYYWVGGGNVSNPNKTLTILKEIHLRFQSQFIDFGKRNLYPSWIYYGILTAQIETKQIRTEDIQVMWSKLNLKHKLFILIKILFNALKIN